CCACTTTACTGCCTTTTTTCACACCCCAGCGGCGCAGCGGTGACCAGGTGGTTATCCCGGCGCACAGCAGCGGTGCGACGGCTTGCGCATCAAGGTTCTCCGGGATGCGCAACACAAAATCTTGCGAGCAAACGATCGATTGTGAATAGCCCCCGAATGTAGGGCGGTGATCGTGCCGGTCAATACCGTTATAGGTCTGAACGTTCCCCTCTTCACAATACTGTTCCAGCCCCTGTTTGCAGGGATTACATTCACGACATGAATCGACCATACAGCCGATGCCGACTAAATCGCCGGGTTTGAATTTGCTGACACCCGCTCCCGCAGACACAACGCGACCAATAATTTCATGACCCGGCACGATAGGGTACTGGCTAAAACCCCAGTCGTTACGGGCCTGGTGCAGATCGGAATGGCAAACGCCACAATAAAGAATATCAATTACCACATCATCTGCCCGTGGATCGCGACGCTCAAAATGGAAAGGCGCCAGCGGGGCTTTATTTGACTGTGCGGCATAACCGAGCACTTTCATCGTCATAGCTGTTCTCCGTTTATTCTTCAGGCTTGATACAAAGGTGATAACACCCGAGTGTGATCCTGCTGCTCCCACACCGTCGTTCAAGTATGGCGCGTTGCAGTATCCGCCGCTGTCCGATCGCACGCTTTGCACTTTCTGTCATCGGAAAACAAAAAAGCCCTCCGCAGAGAGCTTGATGTTAAAGAACTTTACTGAGGAACGAGGCGGTTCGGGGATTGGTGGGTGCGGTAAAAATCTGCTGCGGCGGCCCCTCTTCCTGAATCACGCCCTGATCGATGAATATCACCCGATCCGCCACTTCGCGGGCAAAACCCATTTCATGTGTGACGATCACCATTGTCATCCCTTCCGTCGCCAGCGTTTTCATCACCTGCAATACATCACCCACCAGTTCCGGATCGAGCGCCGATGTCGGTTCATCAAACAACATAATCGACGGATTCATCGCCAGCGCGCGGGCAATTGCCACGCGCTGCTGTTGCCCGCCGGAAAGACTCGCTGGCCAGGCATTACGTTTATCGCTCAGCCCGACTTTCGCCAGCAGGTTCTCCGCGAGGGCAACGGCCTCAGCGCGTTTCATCCCCTTCAGGCTCACAGGCGCCATTATCAGGTTGTCCAGCACGGTCATATGCGGGAACAAGTTGAAACGCTGGAAAACCATGCCGACGCTTTCGCGCAGTTTGTTGATATCGGTTTTCGGATTGTGGAGCGCAAAGCCGTTCACCTCAACAGCACCTTCGCTCACCGACTCCAGCCCGTTCATACAGCGCAGAAAGGTACTTTTCCCCGAGCCGGACGGACCAATCACGCACACCACTTCTTTCGGCTTGATATCGCAACTGATACCGCGCAGCACATGGCTTTCGCCAAAATGTTTATGCAGGTTTTTAATGTGAATCACTTTTGCCAAACCTCTTTTCCAGTCGGTTAACCAGTTGCGCAAGCAGAAAGGTGATCACCCAGTAGACCAGCGAAATGGTCAGGTAGGGTTCCCAGTAGGTGGCATACGCACCAGAAACGGTGCGGGCGGCATAGGCCAGATCCGCAAGGCCAATCGCCGAAGCCAGTGACGAATCTTTAACAATAGCAATCGCGTTATTACCCAGCGGCGGCAGAATACGGCGAAACGCCTGCGGCAGGATCACTTTGCGCATCGTCTTCCACCACGGCATACCCAGCGCACGTGAAGCTTCCATCTGCCCGCGATCGACAGACTGAATACCCGCGCGGAAGATCTCCGACACATAGGCTCCGGCATTGAGCGTAATGGCGACGATACAGGAGAGAAACGCGCCATAGTCGGAGCGCAACCCTCGCGCCAGATCGCTGCTCATGATCCCGCTGGTCACCAGAATGCCGTCACGTGGGTTGATGAACAGCGGCACCAGCGCAAAGTGTACGACCATAATCTGCACAAACAGCGGCGTACCACGAATGGCGCTGACATAAAAACGCACAGGAAATTGCACCAGATAGCGCAATACATATTTCCATGGCCCATGTTCAGCCTGCGCCATACGGCCAAGGCCGAGCGTGAGGCCCCAGAGCGTGCCTAAAATAACGCAGATAATGGTGCATTTGATGGTCATCCAGGCGCCTTCCATAAATAACGGCGCGTACTCCTGGATTATTTCCCAACGGAATCCCGACATAAGTCATTCCTGAAAAAATGACGGCTACCGGAATGTTCACGGTAGCCGGAAATAAAAAAGAAGCGAAGTGTTATTGCGCGGGCAATTCAGGCACGTGGTCGTCAAACCAGGTTTGATAAATTTTGGCGTAAGTACCGTCAGCGACAATTTTCTTCAGGCCGCTGTTAATTTTCGCCTGCAATTCGCTGTTCCCTTTCGCCACCGCAATACCAAAATATTGACGTTCAAATTTCGCGTCCGGTACCAGTTTGAACTGTTTTTCCGGGTGCTGTTTGATGTAGTACTTCACCACGCCCACATCGCCCACGGCCGCGCTGACGCCATCCTCGAACAACTCTTGCAGCATCAGCGGCGTGTTATCAAAGCGTTTAATCGCCGTGCTGTTTTTCCCCAACACGTCTGACACCACGATGTCGCCGGTGCTGGAGTTCACTACGCCGACTTTTTCATCTTTCAGCGACGCCAGAGAGGTCACTTTTGAGCTGGCCGGGACCACGATCGACTGCTCCGCCGGGAAGTAAGGCGCGGAAAAATCAACCATCTGCTTACGTTTGTCGGTAATGGTAATGCCGGAAATAATGATGTCGCGATCGCCGGAGCCCAGCGTGGCGAAGATCCCTTCCCACGGCGTGTTGATCAGCTTGATATTAAAATCCTCGGCTTTGGCGATGGCTTTAATGATGTCGATATCAAAGCCTTCCAGCTGCTTCTGGCTGTTTTCAAACTCGAACGGACGATAAGTTCCCCCAGCGCCCACCACGTAAGTTTGCTGTGCAGCAAACGCGCTGCTCGCCAGCGCAGCAAAAAGACAACCTGCCTGCATCCACTTCCTGAACATACACACCACCTTTTTATGCAAATTATGTGCATAAAAATACATATAAGCCGCTATGTATGCAATCTTTATTGTATACAATCAATAATCTGTCACTGGGTTATGCTACAACCAGAGATTCAAGGTTCAAAAAGAGCTGTTTCAGCGTTCAAATAAGACACCGGAGAGTTACGCATGAATCATATTGTGCCTGATAGCGCTTTCTTACATGAACTGGCCGATGCGGCAGATCAACAGACACTGCCGCGTTTTCGCGCGCAAACCAATCTGCATGTCGGCAGCAAACCCAAAGAAGGGTTTCGCTTTGACCCGGTGACCGACGCCGATCGCGAGGCGGAGCGTGTAATGCGCGACATCATCACCGCCCGCTACCCGGAACACGCCATTATGGGCGAAGAGTTCGGGGTGACCGGCTCCGGCCCGCTACAGTGGGTGCTGGACCCGGTTGATGGCACGCGCCCTTTTCTCTGCGGTTTGCCGGTCTGGGGAACATTGATCGGTCTGACGGTCGAAGGCCGCGCGCGTATCGGCATGATGAACCAACCCTTTACCCGCGAGCGTTTCTGGGCCGATGGTGAGCAGGCGTGGCATCAGGGGCCGCAGGGTACAACGCGCCTACAGACGCGCCGGGGAATCGCGCTTGAGCAGGCCATTTTCCACACCACCTCCCCTGAACCCGTGTCGCGTTTTCCGGCGATCAATTTTGCGGCGCTGGAAGCGAATACGTTGATGATCCGCTACGGCGGCGAATGCTACGCAATGGCCATGCTCGCTGCCGGGCAGATTGATCTGTGTCTGGAATATGCATTGCAACCGTATGACATTGTGGCGCTGGTGCCCATTATCGAGCAGGCAGGCGGTGTGGTGACAACATTAGACGGCGGGAGACCGGAATCGGGCGGTCATATCCTTGCTTCCGGCTGCCCTTTTTTGCATGAGCAGGCATTACGTATCCTGAATGGCTAAATAACATCGCTAAAACGTTACAGCCACTCCACTTAACGTGTTTCACTTGTTGAGATTTTATACGTTCAAATTTGCGAACCTGGGGCGCAAATTAGCCCTGCTTTTATCCATTTGGCGATAAAAGTGCAATTTTGACGGTAAATCTGCGGTTTTTATTTTTGGGCGAACTTAACACGTTGATAACACTTCGTTGTGAAACTGCACAGATGATTTTTGAAACGCTGTTTTCATTTTCCTTTTCGCTGAAAATTGGCGTATAATGGCCGCCTATTCACTCTTGAATGGTTTCAGCTGATTGAACTGTAAAAGACCAAACTTAAATCATACTTTTCCCCGTTGGGCTGAAACTCAGGCACACATTACTCTGCACGCTTTTTTGATGTCACCTATCCTTAGGCAGTGGCATCGCTCTTTTCGTAACACAGGTTTGACTCCGGGGCCGTTGTGCGCCAGCCGGAGCGTGAATACCCAATCCTTCTCAACTCAAACTTAAAGACCAGAACTGTCATGAAAAAGACCAAAATTGTTTGCACCATCGGTCCGAAAACCGAATCCGAAGAGATGCTGGCGAAAATGCTGGACGCGGGCATGAACGTCATGCGTTTAAACTTCTCTCACGGTGACTATGCTGAACACGGCCAGCGCATCAAAAACCTGCGCAACGTATTGAGCAAAACCGGTAAAAAAGCGGCAATTCTGCTGGACACCAAAG
The Kosakonia oryzae genome window above contains:
- a CDS encoding amino acid ABC transporter permease, which translates into the protein MSGFRWEIIQEYAPLFMEGAWMTIKCTIICVILGTLWGLTLGLGRMAQAEHGPWKYVLRYLVQFPVRFYVSAIRGTPLFVQIMVVHFALVPLFINPRDGILVTSGIMSSDLARGLRSDYGAFLSCIVAITLNAGAYVSEIFRAGIQSVDRGQMEASRALGMPWWKTMRKVILPQAFRRILPPLGNNAIAIVKDSSLASAIGLADLAYAARTVSGAYATYWEPYLTISLVYWVITFLLAQLVNRLEKRFGKSDSH
- a CDS encoding amino acid ABC transporter ATP-binding protein, with protein sequence MIHIKNLHKHFGESHVLRGISCDIKPKEVVCVIGPSGSGKSTFLRCMNGLESVSEGAVEVNGFALHNPKTDINKLRESVGMVFQRFNLFPHMTVLDNLIMAPVSLKGMKRAEAVALAENLLAKVGLSDKRNAWPASLSGGQQQRVAIARALAMNPSIMLFDEPTSALDPELVGDVLQVMKTLATEGMTMVIVTHEMGFAREVADRVIFIDQGVIQEEGPPQQIFTAPTNPRTASFLSKVL
- a CDS encoding inositol monophosphatase family protein → MNHIVPDSAFLHELADAADQQTLPRFRAQTNLHVGSKPKEGFRFDPVTDADREAERVMRDIITARYPEHAIMGEEFGVTGSGPLQWVLDPVDGTRPFLCGLPVWGTLIGLTVEGRARIGMMNQPFTRERFWADGEQAWHQGPQGTTRLQTRRGIALEQAIFHTTSPEPVSRFPAINFAALEANTLMIRYGGECYAMAMLAAGQIDLCLEYALQPYDIVALVPIIEQAGGVVTTLDGGRPESGGHILASGCPFLHEQALRILNG
- a CDS encoding basic amino acid ABC transporter substrate-binding protein; its protein translation is MFRKWMQAGCLFAALASSAFAAQQTYVVGAGGTYRPFEFENSQKQLEGFDIDIIKAIAKAEDFNIKLINTPWEGIFATLGSGDRDIIISGITITDKRKQMVDFSAPYFPAEQSIVVPASSKVTSLASLKDEKVGVVNSSTGDIVVSDVLGKNSTAIKRFDNTPLMLQELFEDGVSAAVGDVGVVKYYIKQHPEKQFKLVPDAKFERQYFGIAVAKGNSELQAKINSGLKKIVADGTYAKIYQTWFDDHVPELPAQ
- a CDS encoding NAD(P)-dependent alcohol dehydrogenase translates to MTMKVLGYAAQSNKAPLAPFHFERRDPRADDVVIDILYCGVCHSDLHQARNDWGFSQYPIVPGHEIIGRVVSAGAGVSKFKPGDLVGIGCMVDSCRECNPCKQGLEQYCEEGNVQTYNGIDRHDHRPTFGGYSQSIVCSQDFVLRIPENLDAQAVAPLLCAGITTWSPLRRWGVKKGSKVAVIGLGGLGHMALKLAHALGAEVTLFTRSPGKEADARRLGAHHVVLSTDAKQMEAVHGEFELIIDTVPYTHDINAYLSTLTLDGTLVFVGLLGQLEPTINTIPLLIGRRSVSGSAIGGIAETQEMLDFCGEHNITADSELIRMDEINDAFERLLKSDVKYRFVIDMKTLSA